The Pontibacter korlensis sequence GTGCGACCGGTTATATCCAGCACATGTAGCTGCACAATACCGCGGTAGGTACTCTCAACCTTCACTGTTACGGCAGCTGGAGCTGGATTTGGATAAACCTTAACAGTATTTCCGTTGCTTAAGACATCCTCTGCCGAGAGAACCACGTGCGACCAGGGCAGCAGGTTAGGTACAGGCTCTTCCAGCTTTTGAGAAGTGTATAACCTGAACTCGCCTGGCTGTAACACAATTACCGCGTGTGGATTGGTGACATGAAGTTCTCTACCTGTAAAGTAGTCGTACCAGGTACCTGCGCCCGGGAAGTTGGCATTTTGGCTTTGCTGCTGCACATCAAAGTTGCCAATCAGGAATACCTGCATTTGCTCTCCTGTCAGGGTGATGCGCTTTACAATATTATCCAGATCAAGATTAAAACTCTCTGTGCCAAACACTGGCTGCGAAGTCTTGAGCTTGATCAGCTCTGCATACACCTGGTACAACTTTGCGCGCTCCGGATCGTTTTGGTAGCTCCAAAGTATAGGTTTATTCCCTGTGCGGCCATTCTCTTCAATTGAGATATCATAGCCAAGCTCTCCAAACTGCCAGATCATTTTAGGGCCAGGTATAGCCAGTGCAAAGGCAGCCGCCAGCTTAGCCCGGTTCAGGGCTGTTACTTCATTTCTGGTACTGTAGCTTCCGGATGAACGGCCATTCTGCATTAGATCATACACAAACCGCTCTTCGTCGTGGCTCTCAAGGTACCCTACAACATGCGGCTGCTCCCACTCGCGCGCTGTATAGGCCATCCACTCTGGGTTTGCGTTCTGCCCTTTGCCCAATTGCCTGAAATCGTAATTAGCGTTACCCCAGAACAACATGCCATAGTTTGCCAACTCTTTTTCTTCACGGTTGTCGGCAAAATGCTCCAGAATCACATAGGCCGTTTCATCTGTACTTCTGATTTCGTCATAGATACGTTTCCAGGTTGCTACCCGGTCAGCATCGTAGGCACTCCAGGCATTCACATCGTTACCTGTAGTGTTTTGGGTAAAGCCTTTCGAAAGGTCAAAGCGAAAACCATCTACCTTATATTCTTCCAGCCAATACGAAGAAACTCGCTGCACAAGGGCTTTGGTAGCAGGGCTGTCGTGGTTAAAATCGAAGAACACATTAAATGGATGTGTCGCTTCCTGGTTAAAGTATGGGCTGTTAGCCGAAGGCTTGTCCCCGTCCCAGTAAAGCTTTACATACGGGAATTCATAGTCCGCCTGGTTCAGCACCACATCCAGAATAACGGCTATACCATTCTGGTGACAAGCATCGATAAATGCTTTCAGGTCCTCTTCTGTGCCGTAGGCTTTATCAGGTGCAAAGTAGAAAATAGGGTTATAGCCCCACGACTCAGTGCCAGAAAACTCCATTACTGGCATAAGCTGTATAGCATTAATGCCCAAGCGCTTGAAGTAGCTTAGCGTGTCGGTTAAGGTTTTATAGTTGCGCGTCTCCACAAAGTCCCGAATCAGCAGCTCATAAATGACCAGCTGGTCCACGTCAGGGCGCTCAAAGTCGGTAACTTTCCAGGTATAGGCGGGCTGTTCCGTTTGTAGTATAGACACGATACCGCTGGCTCCCTGTGGGTAAGGCTTTAGGTTAGGGTAATTCGCATCTGTAAGGTATTGGTCGTTGTTGGGATCCAGGATTTTCTCAGTGTATGGGTCCGCCACCGCTATCTCACCATCTACATAGTATTGGTAAGCTACCTCCTGGCCCGCAGGTAAACCTGCCAAACGTAACCAGTAGCGCTCGCCATCCGGAGTACGGTTCATCAGGTAGCCCTGCGACAGTTGCCAACCGTTAAACTCACCAATCACATACACATGTTCTTTGTGCGGAGCGTACAGCACCAGTACTACTTCGTCTTCATCTACATAGTTGATACCATCTTGCATTCCTGCAGGAAGCGCAGCCACCCTTGGCTCAGGCTCAACAAAATATTCGAATGCATCAGTAGCTACCTCATCTCCGCTTGTAGCCTCAATCATTACTTCGTGCCGCGACCCGCGCACCTGGCTCGCAGTTAAAGTATAACTCAGACTCTGTCCGTTAGCCACACTTTTTAGCTCCACACCATCCTGCAGCAGACGTAATGCCGCAGCCTCTGAAGAAGCTGTCTCTATCTGTATCTGGCTACCAGCCTCAGCAAAAAAGAAGTTCTGCTCTGGCCGCTGGAATACCACCGTCAACTCATCCTCATAAATCCCTATAACGATGTCTTCGGTTTGAGCTGTACCGTTTCCGTTTTTGAGCAGCAGCCCTAATTTGCGGATAGGCATACCTGCAGGAACACCAAAGTACTCTCGTGGAACCAGTGTTATCTGCCATTTATCATTCCCTAGCGAAGTCATTCTTCCAGGCTCAAAAGGAGCGCTCCAACTAGTCTGACCAGTAGGTTGATATTCAAAAGCCTGGCCCTCTTCTGTTGTACCAGCACCTGCCCACAGGTATACATCACTGGTTTTACCCAGTAATCCCTTGGCTCGGCTGTCTTTTGCCTTAGTCAGGTCAAAAATTAGGGTTACCTCCTCATCGGCTGTGGGAAAAGCAGGATTTGTTGTAACTATCTGCGCCTGCACCTGCAAGGCAAACAAAAACAACAGAGACACCAGAAGGCGCGATAGGGTAAAAAGCTTCATAAGCAGATTAATTTTTGGTATAAGCAGTTAAGTGTTCCAGTAATCTACCAGGATTAGATAAGAAACAGGAAAGCTGAGAACAAAGGTACATCTAAAATAAGTAAGCTATCACTTAAAATACTGCAGTTAATCAGTAGCAGCTATGTCCATTGCTGCCTACAAGTATGGATCATAAGCTATTCTGCTAGTAATCAACACAGTTGCAGCAACAGGTATAATTCACGGATTAAGTATTCCAAATCTTCTGTATATTGCCTTACATTAGGCAACATTTGCACTTTACGTGTTGCCCTAGGTAAAGAATAAACCGGATTCTTCTTGATGCCGGACTAATCTAAACTCATAAAGTAGCCACCTTGCAACCTCCTGTTCTAGATAACATGATGCAAAACCACTCGCGCGAGTTTTATCGTGCCATTATAGGGAACAGCATGGACCTTATAGCAGTGATGGACGAGGAGGGCAACTACTCTTTTATAGGAGATTCGGTTACAGCAATACTAGGTTATGAGCCGAAAGAGCTTTTGGGTGTAAACGCTTTTTCTCTGATACACCCAAAAGATCTACCGGCTGTGCAGGCAATGTTGGAAAACCTCCAGCCCCTGAAGCCAACTGTTTTTCCACTGCTCCGCTTCAAGACCAAGGACGGAGGGTGGCGCTGGCTGGAAAGTACCTTATGTGATATGCTGCAAAACGAGCATGTGCAGGGCATCCTGGTTACGTCCCATGATGTGACAGAGGCAACTGAGCTAGCATATCAAAATGATTTCCATCAGGCTTACTACAGGTCCCTGTTCTTTGAGCACCCAGACACAGTATTTACCCTGAACCTTCATGGTGAGTTTCAGCAGGTAAACAAGCACGGACAAACATTAACTGGTTATACAGAAAGCGAGTTTTTAAGGACCTCCTATACTACCCTTGTTCACCCGGACTTCCTCGAAATCACTGAAAAAGCCATGCAGAAAGTATGGGCAGGTGAAGCTCATACCATTGAAGTATGCATTATTACACAGCAAGGAGGCCTGAAGAACATCAGTGTGTCGATAATGCCGATTTACTTCAGGGGTAAGTTACAGGGAGCACAGGGCATAGCTAAGGATGTAACTGAAACTGTAAAAGCGCAGCAACTGATTCAAGAGCAGGCACAGCAGCTAAACAACATCCTCGAAAGTATAACCGAGCCCTTTTACGCCCTCGATAGCTCCTGGCGATTTACTTTTGTAAGCTCAGCATATGCCTCCTATATGGGGCTGGACCAGACCGCTATTGTTG is a genomic window containing:
- a CDS encoding alpha-amylase family glycosyl hydrolase; this translates as MKLFTLSRLLVSLLFLFALQVQAQIVTTNPAFPTADEEVTLIFDLTKAKDSRAKGLLGKTSDVYLWAGAGTTEEGQAFEYQPTGQTSWSAPFEPGRMTSLGNDKWQITLVPREYFGVPAGMPIRKLGLLLKNGNGTAQTEDIVIGIYEDELTVVFQRPEQNFFFAEAGSQIQIETASSEAAALRLLQDGVELKSVANGQSLSYTLTASQVRGSRHEVMIEATSGDEVATDAFEYFVEPEPRVAALPAGMQDGINYVDEDEVVLVLYAPHKEHVYVIGEFNGWQLSQGYLMNRTPDGERYWLRLAGLPAGQEVAYQYYVDGEIAVADPYTEKILDPNNDQYLTDANYPNLKPYPQGASGIVSILQTEQPAYTWKVTDFERPDVDQLVIYELLIRDFVETRNYKTLTDTLSYFKRLGINAIQLMPVMEFSGTESWGYNPIFYFAPDKAYGTEEDLKAFIDACHQNGIAVILDVVLNQADYEFPYVKLYWDGDKPSANSPYFNQEATHPFNVFFDFNHDSPATKALVQRVSSYWLEEYKVDGFRFDLSKGFTQNTTGNDVNAWSAYDADRVATWKRIYDEIRSTDETAYVILEHFADNREEKELANYGMLFWGNANYDFRQLGKGQNANPEWMAYTAREWEQPHVVGYLESHDEERFVYDLMQNGRSSGSYSTRNEVTALNRAKLAAAFALAIPGPKMIWQFGELGYDISIEENGRTGNKPILWSYQNDPERAKLYQVYAELIKLKTSQPVFGTESFNLDLDNIVKRITLTGEQMQVFLIGNFDVQQQSQNANFPGAGTWYDYFTGRELHVTNPHAVIVLQPGEFRLYTSQKLEEPVPNLLPWSHVVLSAEDVLSNGNTVKVYPNPAPAAVTVKVESTYRGIVQLHVLDITGRTVKRISLTKAQEVLQHQLPLQGMANGLYYLQVVAGDQRYVEKLVKMEK